In one Pseudomonadota bacterium genomic region, the following are encoded:
- a CDS encoding N-acyl homoserine lactonase family protein, whose product MSWHVHAVKYAERNARTRADSFLFDDNHDAPHAMDYFLWVLEKDGRHILVDTGYDAAEGAARGRPISTDPREALKPLGLAAEAVDEVIVTHLHYDHAGGLHLFPNATLHLQTAEMAFATGPCMCHDTLRAPFTADHVCEAVKRVYSGRVIFHDGDAEIAEGVTVHRIGGHSRGLQAVRVLTEAGWLCLASDAAHYYENAFDRRPFPIVIDVEDMLKGFETLHRLASRPGLIVPGHDPLVRANFPEVAPGVHRLDRGPDTEPG is encoded by the coding sequence GTGAGCTGGCATGTCCACGCGGTCAAATACGCAGAACGCAACGCGCGCACGCGCGCCGACAGCTTCCTCTTCGATGACAATCACGACGCGCCCCATGCCATGGATTATTTCCTCTGGGTGCTTGAGAAGGATGGTCGCCACATCCTTGTGGATACAGGCTATGACGCCGCCGAAGGGGCGGCACGGGGGCGGCCGATCTCGACCGATCCGAGGGAGGCCCTGAAACCGCTGGGCCTCGCGGCAGAGGCCGTGGACGAAGTCATCGTCACGCATCTCCACTACGATCATGCCGGCGGCCTCCACCTTTTTCCGAATGCCACCCTTCACCTCCAGACCGCGGAGATGGCCTTCGCCACCGGGCCCTGCATGTGCCACGACACGCTGCGGGCGCCCTTCACGGCCGATCACGTCTGCGAGGCGGTGAAGCGGGTCTATTCCGGGCGGGTCATTTTTCACGACGGAGACGCCGAGATCGCCGAGGGCGTCACTGTCCATCGGATCGGAGGGCATTCGCGGGGCCTTCAGGCGGTGCGCGTGTTGACCGAAGCCGGATGGCTTTGCCTCGCCTCCGATGCCGCGCACTACTACGAGAATGCGTTTGATCGCAGGCCCTTCCCCATCGTCATTGATGTCGAAGACATGCTCAAGGGCTTCGAGACGCTGCACCGCCTCGCCTCCAGGCCGGGCCTGATCGTGCCGGGCCATGACCCGCTCGTTCGCGCGAATTTCCCGGAGGTCGCGCCCGGGGTCCATCGCCTCGATCGCGGGCCCGATACCGAGCCGGGATGA
- a CDS encoding isocitrate/isopropylmalate family dehydrogenase, with protein MAQTFRIAVFEGDGIGPEITAPTLALLDRLASDYALDTVTLPAGAQCYADTGKALPEASLAQARDADAILLSAMGLPHIRYPDGTEIVPQIDLRIALDLYAGVRPVRIVPGQPSPLKVAATEALDFVLVRESTEGLFHTKGTGRVTDDYAEETLRLTRRTSERVSRFAFELARARKAAGKGPGRVMCVDKANVFRAFAWFREIFDGVAEGYPDVGADHGYVDAVALWMVDQPHRFDVMVTENMFGDILSDLGAGLMGGLGLAPSADIGDTHAVFQPCHGTAPDIVGKGLANPMAMILSAAMMLRWLGETHGATAPLADAERLERAVDKVIAEGRVLTGDLGGTAGTADVFAAVEAAL; from the coding sequence GTGGCGCAGACTTTCAGGATCGCCGTCTTCGAGGGTGACGGCATCGGGCCGGAGATCACAGCGCCCACGCTGGCCCTCCTCGACCGCCTCGCGTCCGACTATGCCCTCGACACCGTCACGCTGCCGGCCGGGGCGCAATGCTATGCAGATACCGGGAAAGCGCTGCCCGAAGCTTCGCTCGCCCAGGCGCGGGACGCTGACGCGATCCTACTCTCCGCCATGGGGCTTCCCCACATCCGCTACCCGGACGGGACGGAGATCGTCCCCCAGATCGATCTCCGCATCGCGCTCGATCTCTATGCCGGGGTGCGCCCGGTCCGCATCGTCCCGGGGCAGCCGAGCCCCCTGAAGGTCGCCGCCACCGAGGCGCTGGATTTTGTCCTTGTCCGCGAGAGCACGGAGGGGCTCTTTCACACCAAGGGCACGGGCCGCGTCACGGACGACTACGCCGAGGAAACCCTCCGCCTCACGCGCCGGACGAGCGAGCGGGTGTCCCGATTCGCCTTCGAGCTCGCGCGCGCGCGAAAGGCCGCCGGGAAAGGGCCCGGGCGGGTGATGTGCGTGGACAAGGCCAATGTTTTCCGCGCCTTCGCCTGGTTTCGGGAGATCTTTGACGGCGTGGCCGAGGGCTACCCCGATGTTGGGGCCGATCACGGCTATGTCGATGCCGTGGCGCTCTGGATGGTGGACCAGCCGCACCGGTTCGACGTCATGGTGACCGAAAACATGTTCGGCGATATTCTGAGCGATCTCGGCGCGGGCCTCATGGGCGGGCTGGGCCTCGCCCCCTCCGCCGATATCGGAGACACGCACGCCGTCTTCCAGCCCTGCCACGGCACCGCGCCCGACATCGTGGGCAAGGGCCTCGCCAATCCCATGGCGATGATCCTCTCGGCGGCCATGATGCTCCGTTGGCTCGGCGAGACCCATGGCGCAACAGCCCCCCTTGCCGATGCGGAGCGTCTCGAGCGCGCGGTGGACAAAGTCATTGCAGAGGGCCGTGTCCTCACCGGTGACCTTGGTGGCACGGCAGGTACGGCCGATGTCTTCGCCGCGGTCGAGGCCGCGCTGTGA
- a CDS encoding putative quinol monooxygenase, with protein MFAVVVTLEIAPGKMPDFLTSIRPNAAASLRDEPGCHRFDVCHDDARPNEVFLYELYDDAAAFDAHLATEHFKIFDAETAPIIVGKDVRTYAQVFP; from the coding sequence ATGTTTGCAGTGGTGGTCACCTTGGAAATCGCGCCTGGCAAGATGCCGGATTTCCTCACATCCATCCGCCCGAACGCAGCCGCCTCCCTGCGCGATGAACCGGGCTGTCATCGCTTTGACGTGTGCCATGATGATGCCCGGCCCAATGAAGTGTTTCTCTACGAACTCTATGATGATGCCGCGGCTTTCGACGCGCATCTCGCGACCGAGCATTTCAAGATTTTCGACGCCGAGACGGCGCCGATTATCGTCGGCAAGGACGTTCGCACCTATGCGCAGGTCTTCCCGTGA
- a CDS encoding DUF1045 domain-containing protein, whose product MTHRRYALYYTCPEGLLADMAAAWLGWDAANREERPHPELGLNAAEITERPRKYGFHATLKAPFRLAVGASAASLSEALIAFAQTQEPVTLEGLRVATLGSFVALVPEMRSDALDDLAASCVTQFDSFRAPLTADELERRKRTRLTASQEALLGRWGYPYVLEEFRFHMTLTGPLPGPEPVAAILRAHFAAALPSPFVIDAVSLCGEREDGRFEVIERVPLKG is encoded by the coding sequence ATGACCCACCGGCGCTACGCCCTCTACTACACCTGCCCCGAGGGGCTTCTCGCGGACATGGCGGCGGCGTGGCTTGGCTGGGACGCCGCAAACCGTGAAGAGAGACCGCACCCGGAGCTCGGTCTCAACGCGGCCGAGATCACCGAGCGCCCGCGCAAGTACGGCTTCCACGCCACGCTGAAAGCGCCGTTTCGGCTGGCTGTTGGGGCGTCCGCCGCGTCGCTCTCGGAGGCGCTCATTGCGTTTGCGCAAACGCAGGAACCCGTTACGCTCGAAGGGCTGCGGGTTGCCACGCTCGGCAGTTTTGTCGCGCTTGTCCCTGAGATGCGTTCAGACGCATTGGACGATCTCGCCGCGTCCTGCGTCACGCAGTTCGACAGCTTTCGCGCACCCCTCACAGCCGATGAACTCGAGCGACGGAAGCGTACGCGCCTAACGGCATCGCAAGAGGCGCTTCTCGGCAGATGGGGCTACCCCTACGTGCTCGAAGAATTCCGCTTTCACATGACGCTGACCGGCCCGTTGCCAGGGCCCGAGCCGGTGGCCGCGATCCTCAGGGCCCATTTCGCAGCGGCTCTCCCCAGCCCCTTTGTCATCGATGCCGTGAGCTTGTGCGGCGAGCGCGAAGACGGCCGTTTCGAAGTCATCGAACGGGTGCCGCTGAAGGGCTAG